A window of Hevea brasiliensis isolate MT/VB/25A 57/8 chromosome 14, ASM3005281v1, whole genome shotgun sequence contains these coding sequences:
- the LOC131173257 gene encoding uncharacterized protein LOC131173257, with protein sequence MPPVTDIWHPSHPRHYLKLEHPSTPYFCVGCKELGFGRCYRCRKCMFYMHEECAIPSSPTYHHLFEGCRFHFYKRSPTFGDRICDACGKDVKGFLYHCSSRGYDMHPNCAKLPLTLSREGVRLELKKKASSACQKCRIRSGPKSWSYVSTCGRYCLHVACIKEMILEAWKNNYFDQQRRHEINRNRLELPRIASGRERTGHRGRSLSPGREIQGHKGRTGSSGGRDRRIDRETKGYTNKGRCSSCGRYPSNRGIIKGNVGTNTSMILFKTGIKVLEIIFSVILGVPIPPIMSAAYYFATILFST encoded by the coding sequence ATGCCTCCTGTCACCGATATTTGGCATCCCAGCCACCCACGGCATTATCTAAAACTCGAACATCCCTCCACACCTTACTTCTGTGTTGGCTGTAAAGAGCTCGGATTTGGGAGATGCTATAGATGCAGAAAATGTATGTTTTATATGCATGAGGAATGTGCAATACCTTCCTCACCTACTTACCATCATCTCTTTGAAGGATGTAGATTCCACTTTTATAAGAGATCTCCAACATTTGGGGATCGAATTTGTGATGCATGCGGGAAAGATGTGAAAGGGTTTCTGTACCATTGCTCGTCTAGGGGATATGATATGCACCCTAACTGTGCAAAGCTCCCACTCACCTTAAGTAGGGAAGGTGTGAGACTAGAACTGAAAAAAAAGGCTTCCTCAGCTTGCCAAAAATGTCGCATTCGTAGTGGTCCAAAAAGCTGGTCTTATGTTTCCACTTGCGGCAGATACTGTCTTCATGTGGCATGTATAAAAGAGATGATTCTTGAGGCCTGGAAAAATAATTACTTTGATCAACAAAGACGCCATGAAATCAATAGAAATCGCTTAGAATTGCCGCGTATAGCATCTGGAAGAGAGAGAACAGGACATAGGGGAAGAAGCTTATCACCTGGCAGAGAGATACAAGGACACAAGGGAAGAACAGGCTCATCGGGTGGGCGGGATCGCAGAATTGACAGAGAGACAAAAGGATATACGAATAAGGGAAGATGCTCATCATGCGGACGATATCCTAGCAATCGTGGAATCATAAAGGGAAATGTGGGAACAAACACTTCAATGATCTTGTTTAAAACCGGAATCAAAGTTCTCGAAATTATCTTTTCGGTTATTTTGGGAGTTCCGATCCCCCCGATTATGTCTGCTGCTTATTATTTTGCCACTATATTATTTTCAACTTAA